A window of Planctomycetia bacterium genomic DNA:
CCCGAAAGTGTAGTCATCATGCTCCGCATGATGTCTTCGCACGCTTCCAGCGTGCGATTCCGGCGTGCCACGGGCTCGGCCAGTGCTCCGAAGAACGAAGCAACGCTACGCTCGAGTCATTTCGCTAAGGGAAGCAAGATGAAGACAATAGCGCATCTGAAACTTATCGCGTTAGCGGTTACACTTCTAATCAACGCACCAGGAAATGCGGTCGGTGACGATCCAAACGAAACCAAGCTGATTGGGTACATTGACACCAGCGGCACGGTCGTCATTGAGCCGGCGTTTATTGCCGCGAACGACTTTTCAGAAGGGCTGGCCGGAGTCGTTCCTAAAGATAGTGACCTGTACGGAATTATCGATGAAGACGGAAAGATGGTCGTTCCGCCGCGTTTTCCTTATATCGGCTTATTCTCGCACGGGCTAGCGCCGGCTGAGGATAAGTCAGGACGTGTTGGATTTGTCGACAAAAATGGGGACTTCGTCATCCCTCCTCAGTATTACGACGCCGATGAGTTCAGCGAAGGATTGGCCGCGATAACGGTAAGGGAAATGCGAGATAAACGCCCTCTGCGAAAGCGAGGTTTCGTTGACACTTCAGGAAAACTTGCAATACCGCCGCAATTTGATCAGGTAGGCGAGTTTTCAGAAGGAAAGGCACTCGTTGAGCGCGACAAACGCTGGAATTACATTGACAAAAATGGACGGTTACTAATGGAGGAATGGGTCGATTATGCTTATGAATTCACCGAAAACCGAGGTCCCATAAAGAAAAATGGACTATGGGAATTCATCAGCAGCGACGGCGAAATGGTAATTGCTCCTAGCTTTGACTATGTCACATCGTT
This region includes:
- a CDS encoding WG repeat-containing protein, producing the protein PESVVIMLRMMSSHASSVRFRRATGSASAPKNEATLRSSHFAKGSKMKTIAHLKLIALAVTLLINAPGNAVGDDPNETKLIGYIDTSGTVVIEPAFIAANDFSEGLAGVVPKDSDLYGIIDEDGKMVVPPRFPYIGLFSHGLAPAEDKSGRVGFVDKNGDFVIPPQYYDADEFSEGLAAITVREMRDKRPLRKRGFVDTSGKLAIPPQFDQVGEFSEGKALVERDKRWNYIDKNGRLLMEEWVDYAYEFTENRGPIKKNGLWEFISSDGEMVIAPSFDYVTSFHNGHAIVGLKEGREGRIIDTTGRFSTDRIFSALGEFHEGVALFRDGGALQGIDTRGKTVIGPEKLADVDNLPDFHEGLAAVLIKGRYGYMNKAGEVVIKPQPSFVQAENFSCGRARVTAGRNVLWIERVLPIRKNAE